The proteins below come from a single Longimicrobium sp. genomic window:
- a CDS encoding BlaI/MecI/CopY family transcriptional regulator has translation MSYVLTELQLAILKVVWERGEATVLELHDALREERRIAQSTVATLLTRMEKKGLVAHRTEGRQYVYRARVDESQVRRSVVADFAELAGRLFEGDVATMVSHLLTASEVEERDLARIRDIIERREAELKGGEG, from the coding sequence ATGAGCTACGTCCTCACCGAGCTGCAGCTCGCCATCCTGAAGGTCGTCTGGGAGCGCGGCGAGGCCACCGTGCTGGAGCTGCACGACGCGCTGCGCGAGGAGCGCCGCATCGCGCAGTCCACCGTGGCCACGCTGCTCACCCGCATGGAGAAGAAGGGGCTGGTGGCCCACCGCACCGAGGGGCGGCAGTACGTCTACCGCGCGCGGGTGGACGAGAGCCAGGTGCGCCGCTCGGTGGTGGCCGACTTCGCCGAGCTGGCGGGGCGGCTCTTCGAGGGCGACGTGGCCACCATGGTGAGCCACCTGCTCACCGCCAGCGAGGTGGAGGAGCGCGACCTGGCGCGCATCCGCGACATCATCGAGCGCCGCGAGGCCGAGCTGAAGGGAGGCGAGGGATGA
- a CDS encoding Nramp family divalent metal transporter has translation MSSTSRSRKRGTKAPARPEDGKHRLRGFFRHLGPGLITGAADDDPSGVSTYSTAGAQFGFALLWTAPAVLPLMSAVQLMCARVGMCSGRGLSGVLRAYYPRWVLWASVLLLLVANTVNIGADLGAMAAVSSMLTGVPSLLLVPVFAAAILALLVFASYPVIARVFKWLTLVLFAYVASAFLARPDWGEVLRSTVLPRVAWDREYLLALVAILGTTISPYLFFWQAAEEVEEEKAMGRTTLEQRRGASERALRHARTDTVTGMTVSVVVFYFIVLTTGATLHARGITDIQTAEQAAQALRPLAGSAASLLFSLGIVGTGMLGVPVLAGSAALAVAEAEGWPAGMSERPTRAGRFYAVMALALGAGMAMDYLGIEPIRMLFGAAVVNGLLAPPLIFVILLVCNDRRVMGEHTNGFWLNALGLLAGLLMAGAAVALLLL, from the coding sequence ATGTCCTCCACGTCCCGCAGCCGCAAGCGCGGCACGAAGGCGCCCGCCCGCCCCGAGGACGGTAAGCACCGCCTGCGCGGGTTCTTCCGCCACCTGGGGCCGGGGCTCATCACCGGCGCGGCCGACGACGACCCGTCGGGGGTGTCGACGTACTCCACCGCCGGGGCGCAGTTCGGCTTCGCGCTGCTGTGGACCGCGCCCGCCGTGCTCCCGCTCATGTCCGCCGTCCAGCTCATGTGCGCGCGCGTCGGGATGTGCTCCGGGCGCGGGCTGTCGGGCGTGCTGCGCGCCTACTATCCGCGCTGGGTGCTCTGGGCCTCGGTGCTCCTCCTGCTCGTCGCCAACACCGTCAACATCGGCGCCGACCTGGGGGCCATGGCGGCCGTGTCGTCGATGCTCACCGGCGTCCCGTCGCTGCTGCTGGTGCCGGTGTTCGCGGCCGCGATCCTGGCGCTGCTGGTGTTCGCCTCGTACCCGGTGATCGCGCGCGTCTTCAAGTGGCTCACCCTGGTCCTCTTCGCCTACGTGGCCTCGGCGTTCCTGGCCCGGCCGGACTGGGGCGAGGTGCTGCGCTCCACCGTGCTCCCGCGCGTCGCCTGGGACCGCGAGTACCTGCTGGCGCTGGTGGCCATCCTGGGCACCACCATCTCGCCCTACCTCTTCTTCTGGCAGGCGGCCGAGGAGGTGGAGGAGGAGAAGGCGATGGGGCGCACGACGCTGGAGCAGCGCAGGGGCGCCAGCGAGCGGGCGCTGCGCCACGCCCGCACCGACACCGTCACCGGGATGACCGTCTCGGTGGTCGTCTTCTACTTCATCGTGCTCACCACGGGCGCCACCCTGCACGCCCGGGGGATCACCGACATCCAGACCGCCGAGCAGGCCGCCCAGGCGCTCCGCCCGCTCGCCGGAAGCGCCGCGTCGCTCCTGTTCTCGCTGGGTATCGTGGGGACGGGGATGCTGGGCGTGCCCGTGCTGGCCGGCTCCGCGGCGCTCGCCGTGGCCGAGGCCGAGGGGTGGCCGGCGGGGATGAGCGAGCGGCCGACGCGCGCCGGGCGCTTCTACGCGGTGATGGCGCTGGCCCTGGGCGCCGGGATGGCGATGGACTACCTGGGGATCGAGCCGATCCGCATGCTCTTCGGGGCCGCCGTGGTCAACGGGCTGCTCGCCCCGCCGCTCATCTTCGTGATCCTGCTGGTGTGCAACGACCGCCGGGTGATGGGCGAGCACACCAACGGCTTCTGGCTGAACGCGCTCGGCCTCCTGGCCGGGCTGCTGATGGCCGGCGCCGCGGTGGCCCTCCTCCTCCTTTGA
- a CDS encoding ATP-binding cassette domain-containing protein, with translation MLSVRAKKRLPDFTLEVDFEVRDEILVLFGPSGAGKTMTLRLIAGLERPDAGEIRLEDRLLYSRERKVWVPPQGRRCGFVFQHLALFPHLDVTANVLYGARAADGEARERLSRLLERFRIAHLAGRYPSELSGGEAQRVALARALMTDPDVLLLDEPFSSLDADTRRAVGDEVVAAHQTWRIPFVFVTHDREEAGRLGDRMLFLREGRQVEP, from the coding sequence ATGCTGAGCGTCCGCGCGAAGAAGCGGCTGCCGGACTTCACGCTGGAGGTGGACTTCGAGGTCCGGGACGAGATCCTGGTGCTCTTCGGGCCTTCGGGCGCGGGGAAGACCATGACGCTGCGCCTCATCGCGGGCCTGGAGCGGCCCGACGCGGGCGAGATCCGCCTGGAGGACCGCCTCCTGTACTCGCGCGAGCGCAAGGTGTGGGTGCCGCCGCAGGGGCGCCGCTGCGGGTTCGTCTTCCAGCACCTGGCGCTCTTCCCCCACCTGGACGTCACCGCCAACGTGCTCTACGGCGCGCGCGCCGCCGACGGCGAGGCCCGCGAGCGGCTGAGTCGCCTGCTGGAGCGCTTCCGCATCGCCCACCTGGCCGGGCGCTACCCGTCCGAGCTCTCCGGAGGCGAGGCGCAGCGCGTGGCCCTGGCCCGCGCGCTGATGACCGACCCCGACGTGCTCCTGCTCGACGAGCCGTTCTCGTCGCTCGACGCCGACACCCGCCGCGCCGTGGGCGACGAGGTGGTGGCCGCGCACCAGACCTGGCGCATCCCCTTCGTCTTCGTCACCCACGACCGCGAAGAGGCCGGGCGCCTGGGCGACCGCATGCTATTCCTGCGCGAGGGGCGGCAGGTCGAGCCGTAG